A part of Verrucomicrobiia bacterium genomic DNA contains:
- a CDS encoding phage protein Gp36 family protein, producing MAITFTEEDLLVDISQEELDGIAKELVTSGDPEPIASTIEEQLQKVEDYTARFDVPELRYKRLVRALVLFEIYARLGEIPKKRQTKYDEAMKELKDIRDGKFPDLMLEEPPPAGTPSGHGNWGSKEKLV from the coding sequence ATGGCTATCACATTTACGGAAGAGGATCTGTTGGTGGATATCTCGCAGGAGGAGCTGGATGGCATCGCGAAGGAGTTGGTGACATCGGGTGATCCGGAGCCGATTGCGAGCACCATCGAGGAGCAGTTGCAGAAGGTGGAGGATTACACGGCGCGTTTCGATGTGCCGGAGTTGCGTTACAAGCGGCTCGTTCGTGCGCTGGTGCTTTTCGAGATCTATGCGCGGCTCGGGGAGATCCCGAAGAAGCGGCAGACGAAGTACGATGAGGCGATGAAGGAGTTGAAGGATATTCGCGATGGAAAATTCCCGGACCTGATGCTGGAAGAGCCGCCACCGGCGGGGACGCCGAGCGGTCATGGCAACTGGGGCAGCAAGGAGAAATTAGTATGA